The proteins below are encoded in one region of Pseudonocardia sp. DSM 110487:
- a CDS encoding acyl-CoA thioesterase/bile acid-CoA:amino acid N-acyltransferase family protein yields MRTSIGMACAVALLAAGCSAHVTETGPQITARPDGVSISIPVQVTVEGLPAGDQVRVWARTYDRQGQQWESSGEFVTDGVGQVDLSAAASTGGTYTGVDPHGLFWSMRLPDSAQAPYPLMDADDVVVLLGVDLAGVTVARTTLRRVVREPAGQVLPIAEAGLVGDLYLPPGTGIWPGVLLLGGAEGGRPDPAYAALLASEGYVVFGLAYFGAPGLPRTLSRIPLEYGLTAARWLAERPEVAGNRVGVVGTAKGAEYALVLASTEPSRFAAVAAHVPSDLVWPGLGAAGTQVSSWTRAGADVPFLRSSPARGASSAQPGQPVRSVDAYARAVSTASRWRLAVARIPVEQIDAPVLLTSGEADGLWPSTPQAQRALDAIAKAGNTHGSTQLDFPGAGHLIGGVPDLPTTRTAIPYGPVTIEAGGDPATTAAAVRDTFSATVELLRKAMPRGRG; encoded by the coding sequence ATGCGGACATCGATCGGCATGGCCTGCGCGGTGGCGTTGCTGGCTGCCGGGTGCTCCGCGCACGTTACCGAGACGGGCCCGCAGATCACGGCGCGACCCGACGGCGTCAGCATATCGATACCCGTCCAGGTGACGGTCGAGGGACTCCCCGCTGGCGACCAGGTCCGCGTGTGGGCGCGTACGTACGACCGGCAGGGCCAGCAGTGGGAGTCGTCTGGCGAGTTCGTCACCGACGGCGTGGGCCAGGTGGACCTCTCGGCCGCGGCATCCACCGGCGGCACCTACACGGGCGTGGATCCACACGGGCTGTTCTGGTCGATGCGCCTGCCCGACAGCGCGCAGGCGCCGTACCCGCTGATGGACGCCGACGACGTGGTCGTGCTGCTCGGTGTCGACCTGGCGGGCGTCACGGTGGCGCGCACGACGCTGCGCCGCGTCGTGCGCGAGCCGGCCGGCCAGGTGCTGCCCATCGCCGAGGCGGGCCTGGTGGGAGACCTCTACCTGCCACCGGGCACGGGGATCTGGCCGGGCGTGCTGCTGCTCGGCGGCGCCGAGGGCGGACGACCCGACCCGGCGTACGCCGCGCTGCTCGCGTCGGAGGGCTACGTGGTGTTCGGCCTCGCCTACTTCGGCGCGCCGGGCCTGCCGAGGACGCTCAGCCGCATCCCGCTCGAGTACGGGCTCACCGCGGCGCGGTGGCTCGCCGAGCGGCCGGAGGTGGCCGGGAATCGGGTCGGCGTGGTCGGCACGGCCAAGGGCGCCGAGTACGCGCTCGTGCTCGCCTCGACGGAGCCGTCCCGGTTCGCCGCCGTGGCGGCCCATGTGCCGTCGGACCTGGTCTGGCCGGGGCTCGGCGCCGCCGGCACGCAGGTGTCCTCGTGGACCCGGGCCGGCGCCGACGTGCCCTTCCTGCGCTCGTCGCCCGCCCGCGGTGCCTCGTCCGCACAACCGGGCCAACCCGTGCGCTCGGTGGACGCGTACGCGCGGGCCGTCTCCACGGCATCGCGGTGGCGGCTGGCCGTCGCCCGCATCCCCGTCGAACAGATCGACGCCCCGGTGCTCCTCACATCGGGCGAAGCCGACGGGTTGTGGCCGTCCACCCCCCAGGCGCAGCGCGCGCTCGATGCGATCGCCAAGGCGGGCAACACCCACGGCTCGACGCAGCTGGACTTCCCGGGGGCAGGCCACCTCATCGGCGGGGTGCCGGACCTGCCGACCACCCGAACCGCGATCCCGTACGGGCCGGTCACGATCGAGGCGGGCGGGGATCCGGCGACCACCGCCGCAGCCGTGCGAGACACCTTCTCCGCGACGGTCGAGCTGCTGCGCAAGGCGATGCCGCGCGGCCGCGGGTAG
- a CDS encoding LLM class flavin-dependent oxidoreductase yields the protein MKIGIGLPVDDPDVLREWAVRADAGPFSTLGLLDRLVWHNPEPLVTLAALAGATSRIRLQTEVLLAPLRGTALLAKQVATLDRLSRGRFTLGLGVGGRADDHAAAGVDLRERGRRLDEQLVRMRELWDGGTPIGPALASPGGPELLFGAFRPAALARVARFGDGLLCAAPPSWAGDLFRAVERDWAERSRPGRPRLVAQVNVALGPDEVADTARTAMGAYYGFTGTADRMLAGLLTTPDQVRDAVRAYADLGADEVVLYCWATDATQVDRMADLVS from the coding sequence ATGAAGATCGGTATCGGTCTGCCCGTCGACGACCCTGACGTCCTGCGCGAGTGGGCCGTCCGCGCCGACGCAGGCCCCTTCAGCACACTCGGATTGCTCGACCGCCTGGTCTGGCACAACCCCGAGCCACTCGTCACGCTGGCCGCCCTCGCCGGCGCGACCAGCCGCATCCGGTTGCAGACCGAAGTGCTGCTCGCGCCGCTGCGTGGCACGGCGCTGCTGGCGAAGCAGGTGGCCACGCTCGACCGCCTGAGTCGCGGCCGCTTCACACTCGGCCTCGGCGTCGGAGGTCGGGCCGACGACCACGCCGCCGCGGGCGTCGACCTGCGCGAGCGGGGCCGTCGCCTCGACGAGCAGCTCGTGCGGATGCGGGAGCTGTGGGACGGCGGTACGCCCATCGGCCCGGCCCTCGCCTCGCCCGGCGGGCCGGAGCTGCTGTTCGGCGCGTTCCGCCCGGCCGCGCTCGCCCGCGTCGCCCGGTTCGGCGACGGGCTGCTCTGCGCCGCCCCGCCGTCATGGGCAGGCGACCTGTTCCGGGCGGTCGAGCGCGACTGGGCGGAGCGCAGCCGACCCGGCAGGCCGCGGCTCGTCGCCCAGGTGAACGTCGCGCTCGGGCCGGACGAGGTGGCCGACACCGCCCGCACGGCCATGGGCGCCTACTACGGCTTCACCGGCACCGCCGATCGCATGCTGGCCGGCCTGCTCACGACGCCGGACCAGGTGCGCGACGCGGTGCGCGCCTACGCCGACCTCGGAGCCGACGAGGTCGTCCTCTACTGCTGGGCGACCGATGCCACGCAGGTCGACCGGATGGCGGATCTGGTGTCCTGA
- a CDS encoding SDR family NAD(P)-dependent oxidoreductase produces MTSEYATYPSLRDAVVLISGGASGIGAEFVAQFAAQGARVGFVDVAADAGEKLVAAVAERGHPRPLFRECDIRDLDAYRRVIGEIAAELGDVQVLVSNAGSDTRHPVGDIEPSYWDERMRVNLDHQFFAAQAVAPAMRAAGRGSIINMGSISAHVDLLDLTVYMTAKAGVEGLTRSLSREFGADGVRVNCVLPGWIMTPRQLDNWMTPDADAHRAAAQAVPQRLEPADVARLVLWLAADDSRSCTGQHWVVDGGWMHS; encoded by the coding sequence ATGACCAGCGAGTACGCCACCTACCCCAGCCTGCGCGACGCCGTCGTTCTCATCAGCGGTGGCGCGAGCGGCATCGGCGCCGAGTTCGTGGCCCAGTTCGCCGCCCAGGGCGCGCGCGTCGGGTTCGTCGACGTGGCCGCCGACGCGGGCGAGAAGCTCGTGGCGGCCGTGGCCGAGCGTGGGCACCCGCGCCCGCTGTTCCGCGAGTGCGACATCCGCGACCTCGACGCGTACCGCCGCGTGATCGGTGAGATCGCCGCCGAGCTGGGTGACGTGCAGGTGCTCGTGAGCAACGCCGGCAGCGACACCCGCCACCCCGTCGGCGACATCGAGCCGTCCTACTGGGACGAGCGCATGCGGGTGAACCTCGACCACCAGTTCTTCGCGGCGCAGGCGGTGGCTCCCGCGATGCGGGCCGCCGGGCGCGGCTCGATCATCAACATGGGCTCGATCTCGGCCCACGTGGACCTGCTCGACCTCACCGTCTACATGACCGCGAAGGCAGGCGTCGAAGGGCTCACCCGGTCGCTGTCGCGCGAGTTCGGAGCGGACGGCGTGCGCGTCAACTGCGTGCTGCCCGGCTGGATCATGACGCCTCGGCAGCTGGACAACTGGATGACCCCGGACGCCGATGCCCACCGCGCCGCGGCACAGGCCGTGCCTCAGCGGCTGGAGCCTGCCGACGTCGCGCGGCTGGTGCTGTGGCTCGCCGCGGACGACAGCCGCTCGTGCACGGGGCAGCACTGGGTGGTGGACGGCGGCTGGATGCACTCGTAA
- a CDS encoding alcohol dehydrogenase catalytic domain-containing protein — protein sequence MHRVRAAVLRAPGEPLRVEDVRLEAPHDGEVLVRVEAAGVCHTELHYMDGAIPCPLPIVLGHEGSGVVEEAGPGVDAVAVGDRVAFTWRPRCGHCEYCVTGRPVMCVFGRVQARSGGLLDATSRLRLGGGPLHHFLGVSCFAERAVVSQRAVVKVPDGVEPAVAAISGCAVITGVGAVVNVAGQVAGKPLVVVGAGGVGLSALMGAVLVGAVPIVVDVAADKLELASRLGAAHTLDASGLSPDEVVAAVHELTGGGAEVAVDAVGLPQTLRQAFAVLRPGGTAIAVGLGAVDATASIPINELVQQQKRLVGSLYGSANPPVDLPRILGLYLAGRLPLDVLLGDRYPLDGVDDAYQALRAGSAGRGVVLPA from the coding sequence ATGCATCGGGTACGAGCCGCGGTGCTGCGGGCGCCGGGCGAGCCGCTGCGCGTGGAGGACGTGCGGCTGGAGGCGCCCCACGACGGCGAGGTGCTCGTGCGCGTCGAGGCCGCCGGGGTCTGCCACACCGAACTGCACTACATGGACGGCGCGATCCCCTGCCCGCTGCCCATCGTGCTCGGTCACGAGGGCAGCGGCGTGGTCGAGGAGGCCGGGCCCGGCGTCGATGCCGTTGCGGTGGGCGACCGGGTGGCGTTCACCTGGCGGCCGCGGTGCGGGCACTGCGAGTACTGCGTCACGGGCCGCCCGGTGATGTGCGTGTTCGGGCGGGTGCAGGCGCGCAGCGGAGGCCTGCTCGACGCCACATCCCGGCTGCGGCTCGGCGGTGGGCCGCTGCACCACTTCCTCGGCGTCTCCTGCTTCGCGGAGCGCGCGGTCGTGTCGCAACGCGCCGTCGTGAAGGTGCCCGACGGCGTCGAGCCCGCCGTGGCCGCGATCAGCGGATGCGCGGTCATCACCGGTGTCGGCGCGGTCGTCAACGTGGCGGGGCAGGTGGCGGGCAAGCCGCTCGTCGTGGTCGGCGCAGGCGGGGTGGGCCTGTCCGCGCTGATGGGCGCCGTACTCGTCGGGGCGGTGCCGATCGTGGTCGACGTCGCCGCGGACAAGCTGGAGCTGGCCAGCCGCCTGGGCGCCGCCCACACGCTCGACGCTTCCGGCCTGTCGCCGGACGAGGTGGTCGCGGCCGTCCATGAGCTGACGGGCGGCGGCGCGGAGGTCGCGGTCGACGCGGTGGGCCTGCCGCAGACCCTCCGTCAGGCGTTCGCCGTGCTGCGACCCGGTGGCACCGCCATCGCCGTCGGCCTCGGCGCGGTGGACGCCACCGCGTCGATCCCGATCAACGAGCTGGTGCAACAGCAGAAGCGCCTCGTCGGCAGCCTGTACGGGTCGGCGAACCCGCCCGTGGATCTCCCCCGGATACTGGGCCTGTACCTGGCGGGCCGGCTGCCGCTGGACGTGTTGCTCGGCGATCGGTACCCGCTCGACGGCGTCGACGACGCCTACCAGGCCCTCCGCGCGGGCTCCGCGGGTCGCGGGGTAGTACTGCCCGCATGA
- a CDS encoding Gfo/Idh/MocA family protein: MNDCGPVAPTTFAVVGSGKRCRFFLRLAAAVPDHLRAIGVVSRDPERAGPEVPAVRTLDELLAGERPDFVAAAVPWPQMPDVARSAVALGVPVLVETPPAPDLDGLRALWSDVGGSGLVQVAEQYLLMPGHAARLAAVRAGTIGEPTAVHVCSTHLYHAVSLVRGLLSVDTEDVVVSARAFSAPLVDPLGFDGWRPEAAPEPRTRTIATLDFGGRHGLYDFTENQWWNPLLERRIAVRGTTGELVDDRLVRLAEPATPVESHLVYRRTGIDLNLEGNDLDHVSLDGTVLYRNPFRGTRLSEDDIAVAAILEATGVWARDEGPPPYPLAQGCQDHAISLAIGESARTGQDVRVTKEAWA; encoded by the coding sequence ATGAACGACTGTGGGCCGGTGGCGCCGACGACGTTCGCAGTGGTGGGCAGCGGCAAGCGATGCCGTTTCTTTCTCCGACTCGCTGCGGCGGTGCCGGACCACCTGCGCGCGATCGGCGTCGTGAGTCGTGATCCCGAGCGGGCCGGACCAGAAGTGCCCGCCGTCCGCACGTTGGACGAGCTGCTCGCGGGCGAGCGTCCCGACTTCGTCGCAGCGGCCGTGCCGTGGCCCCAGATGCCCGATGTGGCCCGGTCGGCGGTCGCGCTCGGGGTGCCGGTGCTCGTCGAGACGCCGCCCGCTCCCGACCTCGACGGCCTGCGCGCCCTGTGGTCGGACGTGGGCGGCAGCGGCCTCGTGCAGGTGGCCGAGCAGTACCTGCTGATGCCCGGCCACGCCGCCCGCCTGGCCGCGGTGCGCGCCGGGACGATCGGGGAGCCGACGGCCGTGCACGTCTGCTCCACGCACCTCTACCACGCGGTCTCGCTCGTGCGCGGGCTGCTGAGCGTGGACACCGAGGACGTCGTCGTCTCCGCGCGCGCATTCAGCGCGCCTCTCGTCGACCCGCTCGGCTTCGATGGTTGGCGCCCGGAAGCCGCACCCGAGCCGCGGACGAGGACGATCGCCACCCTCGACTTCGGCGGCCGCCACGGTCTCTACGACTTCACCGAGAACCAGTGGTGGAACCCGCTGCTCGAGCGCCGGATCGCGGTGCGCGGAACCACCGGTGAGCTGGTGGACGACCGCCTGGTCCGGCTGGCCGAGCCGGCAACGCCCGTCGAGTCGCACCTCGTGTACCGCCGCACCGGGATCGATCTCAACCTCGAGGGAAACGATCTCGACCACGTCTCCCTCGACGGCACCGTCCTGTACCGCAACCCGTTCCGCGGAACGCGCCTGTCGGAGGACGACATCGCCGTCGCCGCCATCCTCGAGGCCACCGGTGTCTGGGCCCGCGACGAAGGCCCTCCGCCGTACCCGCTCGCGCAGGGCTGCCAGGATCACGCCATCTCCCTCGCCATCGGCGAGAGCGCCCGCACCGGGCAGGACGTGCGCGTCACGAAAGAAGCGTGGGCCTGA
- a CDS encoding L,D-transpeptidase, with the protein MSQQTAPPDAAPSRGAGPGPSRRGILFGAIAGVVIAAGVVLGFTFFGGGSSTDPSSVAEGGVPPGEVPVSSTYTEVTGAPADPDPTGTTEGLVVHPIRETPVRDAPDGRPIARMETTQFGDTWLPVIAEQPGWVQVLLPSKPSNSTGWIRADDVERAITPYVIRVHLGAKKLQLVQDGEVADEWSVGIGTPETPTPTGRTFLLGAFTNPNETYSDVFLPLGVHSPTLDSFGGGPGTVAIHAWPDASSFGNAVSNGCIRVPNDALQKLAKVPLGTLVIIDQE; encoded by the coding sequence ATGTCACAGCAAACTGCGCCGCCCGACGCGGCGCCGTCCCGGGGCGCGGGCCCCGGCCCGTCCCGACGCGGGATCCTCTTCGGGGCGATCGCCGGGGTCGTCATCGCGGCTGGCGTCGTGCTGGGCTTCACCTTCTTCGGCGGTGGGTCGAGCACCGACCCGTCATCCGTCGCCGAGGGTGGGGTTCCTCCGGGCGAGGTTCCCGTGAGCAGTACCTACACCGAAGTGACCGGCGCGCCGGCCGACCCCGACCCGACGGGGACGACCGAAGGCCTGGTCGTGCACCCGATCCGGGAAACTCCGGTGCGCGACGCCCCCGACGGGCGGCCCATCGCGCGCATGGAGACCACGCAGTTCGGCGACACATGGCTCCCCGTGATCGCCGAGCAGCCGGGCTGGGTGCAGGTGCTCCTGCCCTCCAAGCCCTCCAACTCCACCGGCTGGATCCGCGCCGACGACGTGGAGCGGGCAATCACGCCCTACGTCATCCGCGTGCACCTCGGTGCCAAGAAGCTCCAGCTCGTGCAGGACGGCGAGGTCGCCGACGAGTGGTCGGTGGGGATCGGCACTCCCGAGACCCCCACACCGACGGGCCGGACGTTCCTGCTGGGGGCGTTCACCAACCCGAACGAGACCTACTCGGACGTCTTCCTCCCGCTCGGGGTGCACAGCCCGACGCTGGACAGCTTCGGTGGCGGCCCGGGAACGGTCGCCATCCACGCATGGCCCGATGCGAGTTCCTTCGGCAACGCCGTCAGCAACGGCTGCATCCGGGTCCCGAACGACGCATTGCAGAAGCTCGCCAAGGTCCCGCTTGGCACGCTCGTGATCATCGATCAGGAATGA
- a CDS encoding choice-of-anchor P family protein codes for MKTKKLAGAAAVGAVTAVTTLLLGATPAFAQDSDSKGDSAFALSASGVLDINPISPVKSADGKLVHDELLSIGDVAGEYEDDISLGLLTSEAEAHRSETAVKEVNLLNILRADLIRTWCDNGEGGLQIINGTVLGQKLPDTSVPGKDIDVSPLVKVSLNDQKRNTDGSLSVTGIKVTVLPAPEVADPNEKLDSAEKAALPVLGDLLGKELPVNTDTLGGLVGDLGGLAGGDLQTITVGNATCQEGGAASGSDENADDDGKSSKDDDGDDDGKSSKDDKGDGDDDGKGGGNSDVKADTAPAPSVVKAALPVTG; via the coding sequence GTGAAGACGAAGAAGCTTGCCGGTGCGGCAGCGGTCGGGGCAGTCACCGCGGTGACCACCCTGCTCCTCGGTGCGACGCCTGCGTTCGCACAGGACTCGGACTCCAAGGGCGACAGCGCGTTCGCGCTCTCGGCGTCCGGTGTCCTGGACATCAACCCGATCTCCCCCGTGAAGTCGGCGGACGGCAAGCTGGTCCACGACGAGCTCCTGTCGATCGGTGACGTCGCAGGGGAGTACGAGGACGACATCTCCCTCGGGCTGCTGACCTCGGAGGCCGAGGCCCACCGCTCCGAGACCGCCGTCAAGGAGGTCAACCTCCTCAACATCCTGCGCGCCGACCTGATCCGCACCTGGTGCGACAACGGCGAGGGCGGGCTGCAGATCATCAACGGCACGGTCCTCGGGCAGAAGCTCCCGGACACCTCGGTGCCCGGCAAGGACATCGACGTCTCGCCGCTGGTGAAGGTGTCGCTGAACGACCAGAAGCGCAACACCGACGGCTCGCTCTCGGTCACCGGCATCAAGGTGACCGTGCTCCCGGCCCCTGAGGTCGCGGACCCGAACGAGAAGCTCGACTCCGCGGAGAAGGCGGCCCTTCCGGTCCTCGGTGACCTGCTGGGCAAGGAGCTGCCCGTCAACACCGACACCCTCGGCGGCCTCGTCGGCGACCTGGGCGGCCTCGCAGGCGGTGACCTCCAGACGATCACCGTCGGCAACGCCACCTGCCAGGAGGGCGGCGCAGCCTCCGGTAGCGACGAGAACGCCGACGACGACGGCAAGTCCTCCAAGGACGACGACGGCGACGACGACGGCAAGTCCTCCAAGGACGACAAGGGCGACGGCGACGACGACGGCAAGGGCGGCGGCAACTCCGACGTCAAGGCCGACACCGCCCCGGCCCCGTCCGTGGTGAAGGCGGCCCTGCCGGTCACCGGCTGA
- a CDS encoding ATP-binding protein yields MPALARGPGSLKLRLPAPSLPHRLRDIRAQVARWAARLGLSADAVDDIVLATHEALANVADHAYPDGDGEAELDASCVDGEVQVVVRDHGNWQAPRESGWRGRGMVLIAGLAERVDVQRAEAGTCIAMRWSLPERLA; encoded by the coding sequence ATGCCTGCGCTCGCCCGCGGCCCGGGATCGCTGAAACTGCGGCTCCCGGCGCCGTCTCTTCCGCACCGCCTCCGTGACATTCGCGCGCAGGTCGCGAGGTGGGCCGCCCGTCTCGGTCTCTCCGCCGATGCCGTCGACGACATCGTCCTGGCCACGCACGAGGCGCTGGCGAACGTCGCCGATCATGCCTACCCCGACGGCGACGGTGAGGCCGAGCTGGACGCGAGCTGCGTGGACGGCGAGGTCCAGGTCGTCGTGCGCGATCACGGCAACTGGCAGGCGCCGCGCGAATCCGGTTGGCGCGGCCGCGGCATGGTGCTCATCGCGGGGCTGGCGGAACGGGTCGACGTCCAGCGCGCGGAGGCCGGCACGTGCATCGCGATGCGGTGGAGCCTCCCCGAACGCCTGGCGTGA
- a CDS encoding DMT family transporter, producing MDRRGSAPDRTWLIAVAAAMWGTDGLLRQPLAGQLPAATVVFWEHLLIVVVLLPFVPSAVRAFRAANGRERLALVLIGAGASAVATALFTQAFRYGDPVTPLVLQKLQPVIAVVAAALLLGERMRRGYWLFAVPALVGAWLMAFPEPLSAAPQAVTAALLAVAAAALWAVGTVLGRMVSVRIASRDVTVLRFAIGLPASAVVLLAQGAPVAVTGAQLGPLVLLALVPGLLGLTLYYIGLRSTAAARATLAELAFPVTATLIGVGLLGTRLEPSQWFGLLVVVASVTALGLRERSREPVVRVEAAAA from the coding sequence GTGGATCGACGTGGGAGCGCCCCCGACCGGACCTGGTTGATCGCCGTCGCCGCCGCGATGTGGGGAACCGACGGCTTGCTGAGGCAACCCCTCGCGGGCCAGCTGCCCGCGGCCACGGTGGTGTTCTGGGAGCACCTGCTGATCGTGGTGGTGCTGCTCCCGTTCGTACCGTCGGCCGTGCGGGCGTTCCGGGCGGCGAACGGGCGGGAGCGGCTGGCGCTCGTGCTGATCGGCGCGGGCGCATCGGCCGTGGCAACGGCGCTGTTCACCCAGGCGTTCCGCTATGGCGATCCGGTCACCCCGCTCGTCCTTCAGAAGCTCCAGCCGGTCATCGCCGTGGTCGCGGCCGCGCTGCTCCTGGGCGAGCGCATGCGCCGCGGATACTGGCTCTTCGCGGTGCCCGCGCTCGTCGGGGCGTGGCTGATGGCCTTCCCCGAGCCGCTCTCGGCGGCGCCGCAGGCGGTGACCGCCGCGCTGCTCGCCGTGGCGGCGGCCGCGCTGTGGGCCGTCGGCACGGTGCTCGGGCGCATGGTCAGCGTGCGAATCGCCAGCCGGGACGTCACCGTGCTGCGGTTCGCCATCGGCCTGCCGGCCAGCGCGGTCGTGCTGCTCGCGCAGGGTGCTCCGGTCGCGGTGACGGGCGCGCAGCTGGGCCCGCTGGTGCTGCTCGCGCTGGTGCCCGGCCTGCTCGGGCTCACCCTGTACTACATCGGGCTGCGGTCCACCGCCGCCGCGCGCGCCACGCTCGCCGAGCTGGCGTTCCCGGTGACGGCCACGCTGATCGGCGTCGGTCTGCTCGGCACCCGCCTGGAGCCGAGCCAGTGGTTCGGGCTGCTCGTCGTGGTGGCCTCGGTCACGGCGCTGGGCCTGCGCGAGCGGTCCCGGGAGCCCGTCGTGCGCGTGGAGGCGGCCGCGGCGTAG
- a CDS encoding RNA-binding S4 domain-containing protein: MESTRLDRWLWAVRLTKTRSDAAAACRGGHVRVNDRPAKPAAPVHPGDEVRARVHDRTRVVEVVRVIQKRVGAADAATCYIDRTPAPPPEAVVPVARRERGAGRPTKRERRVLDAFRSGQP; the protein is encoded by the coding sequence GTGGAGTCGACGCGACTGGACCGCTGGCTGTGGGCGGTCCGGCTCACCAAGACCCGGTCCGACGCCGCCGCGGCCTGCCGGGGCGGGCACGTGCGCGTGAACGACCGGCCCGCGAAGCCTGCCGCGCCCGTGCACCCCGGCGACGAGGTGCGGGCCCGGGTGCACGACCGGACCCGGGTGGTCGAGGTCGTACGCGTGATCCAGAAACGGGTCGGCGCCGCGGACGCGGCCACCTGCTACATCGACCGCACCCCGGCCCCACCACCGGAGGCCGTGGTGCCGGTCGCCCGCCGGGAACGAGGTGCCGGGCGCCCGACGAAGCGGGAGCGCCGCGTCCTCGACGCGTTCCGCTCCGGGCAGCCGTGA
- a CDS encoding winged helix-turn-helix transcriptional regulator → MPTSRSYRDSCAIARALDVVGERWALLVVRELLLAPQRFSELRHALPHVSSNLLADRLRELEHNGVVRRLAPADGPRVYELTERGRKLEPVLLALSDWGMDAPQPPPPSALSATSVLIFLRGAARPDPAAPATTCRLELDGRAWTVRLASGRVQVQPGEPATAAASLRTEPKTLSALLADPATLETACADGSVAVVGDLSVIDRLLHAVTDPWPSGETLHTR, encoded by the coding sequence ATGCCAACCAGCCGTAGCTATCGGGACTCGTGCGCGATCGCGCGGGCCCTCGACGTCGTCGGGGAGCGTTGGGCCCTGCTGGTGGTCCGCGAGCTGCTGTTGGCGCCTCAGCGCTTCTCCGAGTTGCGGCACGCTCTGCCCCACGTCAGCTCGAACCTGCTTGCGGACCGGCTCCGAGAACTCGAGCACAACGGGGTGGTCCGGCGACTGGCGCCCGCCGACGGTCCTCGGGTCTACGAACTGACCGAACGGGGCCGGAAGCTGGAACCGGTCCTGCTGGCTCTGAGCGACTGGGGGATGGACGCCCCGCAACCCCCGCCGCCGAGCGCGCTCAGCGCCACGTCCGTGCTGATCTTCCTGCGAGGTGCCGCTCGCCCCGACCCCGCGGCACCGGCGACGACTTGCCGTCTCGAGCTCGACGGTCGGGCGTGGACGGTCCGCCTTGCGTCCGGACGGGTTCAGGTGCAGCCCGGCGAACCCGCAACGGCAGCCGCCTCGCTCCGCACGGAGCCCAAGACGCTCAGCGCCCTGCTGGCCGATCCGGCCACACTCGAAACCGCATGCGCCGACGGCAGCGTCGCCGTTGTAGGAGATCTGTCGGTCATCGATCGGCTGCTGCACGCCGTCACCGATCCGTGGCCCTCCGGTGAAACACTCCACACCCGGTAG
- a CDS encoding SDR family NAD(P)-dependent oxidoreductase, with protein sequence MSGLLLEKKNAVIYGGGGAIGGAIARVFAREGARVFVAGRTQAKLDAVAHDIAAAGGTVETAHVDVLDERAVQEHADAIAATAGSIDVAVNAVSVMHDQGTLLADLSLEEFMRPIDGFLRPLFITSKAVARHMGRERPGVVLILSEPGAKLATSGILGHGVSAAGKEAFSRLLAAELAPGNIRVVDIRPHAVVDAPAAGSYTKDLFARSAAATGQSVQEFLEGGLAQGTLLKRLPTLTEIAETAAFLASDRAGAMTGTVANLSGGALVD encoded by the coding sequence ATGAGTGGATTGCTGCTCGAGAAGAAGAACGCTGTGATCTACGGCGGCGGCGGAGCCATCGGGGGCGCCATCGCACGGGTGTTCGCCCGGGAAGGCGCGAGGGTCTTCGTCGCCGGGCGGACGCAGGCGAAGCTCGACGCCGTGGCGCACGACATCGCCGCGGCGGGCGGAACGGTCGAGACCGCGCACGTCGACGTTCTCGATGAGCGGGCGGTCCAGGAGCACGCCGATGCGATCGCGGCGACGGCCGGCAGCATCGACGTCGCCGTCAACGCCGTGAGCGTCATGCACGACCAGGGGACCCTGCTGGCGGACCTCTCGCTGGAGGAGTTCATGCGGCCGATCGACGGTTTTCTGCGGCCGCTGTTCATCACGAGCAAAGCCGTGGCACGGCACATGGGTCGCGAGCGCCCGGGCGTCGTCCTGATCCTGTCCGAACCGGGTGCCAAACTGGCCACCAGCGGCATCCTGGGACACGGCGTGAGCGCCGCAGGCAAGGAGGCGTTCTCGCGGCTGCTGGCCGCGGAACTGGCACCCGGCAACATCCGGGTCGTCGACATCCGTCCCCACGCCGTCGTCGATGCGCCGGCAGCGGGTTCCTACACCAAGGACCTCTTCGCACGGTCCGCGGCGGCGACCGGGCAGTCGGTCCAGGAATTCCTCGAAGGCGGGTTGGCGCAGGGGACGCTTCTGAAGCGGCTGCCCACGCTCACCGAGATAGCGGAGACGGCCGCGTTCCTGGCTTCGGACCGCGCCGGAGCCATGACCGGAACGGTTGCCAATCTGTCAGGCGGCGCACTTGTGGACTGA